The Wigglesworthia glossinidia endosymbiont of Glossina morsitans morsitans (Yale colony) genome has a window encoding:
- the fliF gene encoding flagellar basal-body MS-ring/collar protein FliF, producing MNVLATDIKNKSTEYFTDFFKKIFNNPKYFLLISGIFGITLIAALVIWIQSPDYQVLYSNISDQDGGEIIAELSSANIPYKFSYGNGAIMIPADQVYKTRLMLAQKNLPKRGSVGFEILDDSKFGMSQFNEQINYQRALEGEIARTIETINSIQYARVHIAIPKNSVFVKDKQSAKASITLTLYPGRMLDDNQIQAITWLVSGTVPNLPANNIILVDNHGKLLTRPENKEISSNVVQLQYIREIESEYRRRIEAILTPIVGINNIRAEVTAQIDFTKIEQTLEQHKPNTDPKDMTIRSQQITENKNFGNIPEGIPGALSNQPSQPSSAMIEDSEYENNKTDSKSLSENSSNNSERSSSIQNEKTINYEIDRKITHNQFSSGTLKKLSVAVLINNRTNLDGNQIKLNAQEMQDIYALVREAMGYSENRGDTVNIVNMNFVDNQNELSRLYFWENPRLQNIIFSIFKYIISFIAIWFAWNKFMKMWKQQQENQQNMMKKINLQQKDNIPSEEEKMQIKNQKNIENNNNLIENNIKELKEIAEKQPKLVAKILSQWIKKEHKNYEFK from the coding sequence ATGAATGTTTTGGCTACAGATATAAAAAACAAATCGACTGAATATTTCACTGATTTTTTTAAAAAAATTTTTAATAATCCAAAATACTTTCTTTTAATTTCTGGAATTTTCGGAATTACTTTAATCGCAGCACTAGTCATATGGATACAATCTCCAGATTATCAAGTATTATATAGTAATATTAGCGATCAAGATGGAGGAGAAATTATAGCAGAATTATCTTCCGCAAATATTCCATACAAATTTTCATATGGAAACGGAGCTATTATGATTCCTGCAGACCAAGTATATAAAACTAGGTTAATGCTTGCTCAAAAAAATTTGCCGAAAAGAGGTTCAGTAGGATTTGAAATTTTAGATGATTCTAAATTTGGAATGAGCCAATTTAATGAACAAATTAATTATCAAAGAGCATTAGAAGGAGAAATTGCACGCACAATAGAAACAATTAATTCTATTCAATATGCACGTGTTCATATAGCTATTCCAAAAAATTCTGTTTTTGTAAAAGATAAACAATCAGCAAAAGCTTCCATTACGCTTACATTATATCCAGGAAGAATGCTCGATGATAATCAAATTCAAGCAATCACATGGTTAGTTTCAGGTACTGTTCCTAATTTACCAGCAAATAATATTATTTTAGTTGATAATCACGGAAAGTTACTTACTCGACCGGAAAATAAAGAAATCAGCAGTAACGTAGTACAATTACAATATATTCGAGAAATTGAATCAGAATATCGCAGAAGAATTGAAGCTATTTTGACTCCAATAGTAGGAATCAATAACATCCGCGCAGAAGTCACTGCTCAAATAGATTTTACTAAAATCGAACAAACTTTAGAACAGCATAAACCAAATACTGATCCTAAAGACATGACTATTCGAAGTCAACAAATTACAGAAAATAAAAATTTTGGAAACATTCCAGAAGGAATCCCAGGAGCATTAAGCAACCAACCATCACAACCATCATCTGCTATGATCGAAGATTCTGAATATGAAAATAATAAAACTGACTCAAAATCACTTTCTGAAAATTCATCTAACAATTCTGAAAGATCAAGTAGTATTCAAAATGAAAAAACAATTAATTACGAAATAGATCGTAAAATTACTCATAATCAATTTTCTTCTGGAACTTTAAAAAAGTTATCTGTTGCTGTGTTGATAAATAATCGAACTAACCTTGATGGTAATCAAATAAAGTTAAATGCACAAGAGATGCAAGATATATACGCTTTAGTACGAGAAGCCATGGGGTATTCAGAAAATAGAGGAGATACAGTAAATATTGTAAATATGAATTTCGTCGATAATCAAAACGAATTATCACGTCTTTATTTTTGGGAAAATCCGCGTTTACAAAATATTATTTTCAGTATTTTTAAGTATATAATATCTTTTATTGCAATCTGGTTTGCTTGGAATAAATTTATGAAAATGTGGAAACAGCAACAAGAAAATCAACAAAATATGATGAAAAAAATAAATTTGCAACAAAAAGATAATATCCCTTCAGAAGAAGAAAAAATGCAAATAAAAAATCAAAAAAATATAGAAAATAATAATAATTTAATAGAAAATAATATTAAAGAACTAAAAGAAATTGCTGAAAAACAACCAAAATTAGTAGCAAAAATTTTAAGTCAATGGATTAAAAAAGAACACAAAAACTATGAATTTAAATAA
- the fliE gene encoding flagellar hook-basal body complex protein FliE — protein sequence MKIDFDENPIINKMNAIKFDLNPKINISKISQDSEFLNIFRESIKKINTLEVQSEDISKKFELGYQNVGINDVMLEMQKAAIALNFGIQVTNKLVGAYQEIMNMNI from the coding sequence ATGAAAATAGATTTTGATGAAAATCCAATAATAAACAAAATGAACGCAATAAAATTTGATTTGAATCCAAAGATAAATATAAGCAAAATTTCTCAGGATTCAGAATTCCTAAACATTTTCAGAGAAAGTATAAAAAAAATTAATACTTTAGAAGTACAATCGGAAGATATATCAAAAAAATTTGAACTAGGATATCAAAATGTTGGCATTAATGACGTTATGCTTGAAATGCAAAAAGCCGCAATAGCTTTAAATTTTGGAATTCAAGTCACTAACAAATTAGTCGGAGCTTATCAGGAAATTATGAACATGAACATATAA
- the fliS gene encoding flagellar export chaperone FliS — translation MYQNKHAINMYKKSNLFSLKDKILNANPKELIDIVFDILHSELRKSIFLIKNNQISMKGESISYSISMIESVLIPALHNDENFMLAQNLKSLYIYCIRVLLEANLNNDVKKIKHVNDLLRKVSSAWKLIK, via the coding sequence ATGTATCAAAACAAACATGCTATTAATATGTATAAAAAATCGAATCTTTTTTCTTTAAAGGACAAGATCCTAAACGCTAATCCTAAAGAGCTAATTGATATTGTTTTCGATATATTACATTCGGAACTTAGAAAATCAATTTTTTTAATAAAAAACAATCAAATTTCTATGAAGGGAGAATCGATATCATATTCTATTTCTATGATCGAATCTGTTCTTATACCTGCGCTGCATAATGACGAAAATTTTATGCTTGCTCAAAACTTAAAGTCTTTATATATATATTGTATTCGTGTCTTACTAGAGGCAAATTTAAATAATGATGTTAAAAAAATAAAGCATGTAAACGATTTATTGAGAAAAGTATCTTCTGCTTGGAAGTTAATTAAATAA
- the fliD gene encoding flagellar filament capping protein FliD has translation MTNISMLGIGSKGATSELMQRLIEIENLKLKPLQNEKEIIKNKISAWGKICYSLQNILQKSSTINSRSFSSFQSSKNECFSTSGGQSESSHEVSVVQLAKNHTLSLFLKQKKNTILGNSENIRYLNIVQGNKQNQTNKKVRIKLNRNNTTLENISKAINKSNLNIHSEIKKINFNENCLLISSDILGTNGQLAINVDGDDKLDQILRFPNKNVENLEKNQNETTYTQMRENQKAQCSILEVDGIKYYRESNIITDALKNVTFNLIKTSKKDESKKFFEKETVRFFKDKNFVLKNIKEFVTCFNTFIDQTSEFRKLKLENSHNSYLNKQSKDHMTQSSILFGNSLLTNLISKLRQCTRINYCDYKQTNITSLIDVGIAIDQKSGKLILNQEKLNSNTEKNWLNMQDFFLGKKNQIGFISNISQLIQEYINNTKLNKSGIIESELQDLKLKNKAVIKNINRTETMIRNRINLYQLQFQKLDVFLTKTDAISKQIDIILSSHKT, from the coding sequence ATGACAAACATATCCATGTTAGGTATTGGATCTAAAGGTGCTACGTCTGAACTTATGCAAAGGTTAATAGAAATTGAAAACTTGAAATTAAAACCTTTACAAAATGAGAAAGAAATAATAAAAAATAAAATAAGTGCATGGGGAAAAATTTGTTATTCATTACAAAATATTCTGCAGAAATCTTCTACTATTAATTCAAGATCTTTTTCTTCCTTTCAAAGCAGTAAAAATGAATGTTTTTCTACATCTGGCGGTCAATCCGAAAGCTCACATGAAGTAAGTGTCGTGCAACTAGCAAAAAATCACACATTATCCTTATTTTTAAAACAAAAGAAAAACACGATCTTAGGAAATTCAGAAAATATACGTTATTTAAATATCGTTCAGGGAAACAAACAAAATCAAACTAATAAAAAAGTTCGGATAAAACTTAATCGAAATAATACAACTTTAGAAAATATATCCAAAGCAATAAATAAATCCAACTTAAATATTCATTCTGAAATTAAAAAAATTAACTTTAACGAAAACTGTTTGTTAATAAGTTCAGATATATTAGGTACAAATGGACAACTTGCAATTAATGTTGACGGAGATGATAAACTAGATCAAATTTTACGTTTTCCTAACAAAAATGTAGAAAATCTAGAAAAAAATCAAAACGAAACAACTTATACACAAATGCGAGAGAATCAAAAAGCACAATGTTCTATTCTAGAAGTAGATGGAATTAAATACTATCGCGAAAGCAATATTATTACAGATGCTCTAAAAAATGTTACATTCAATTTAATTAAAACATCAAAAAAAGATGAATCCAAAAAATTTTTCGAAAAAGAAACTGTAAGATTTTTTAAAGATAAAAATTTTGTATTGAAAAATATAAAAGAATTTGTTACCTGCTTTAATACATTTATAGATCAAACATCAGAATTTAGGAAGTTGAAACTTGAAAACAGTCATAATTCTTATCTAAATAAGCAATCTAAAGATCATATGACGCAAAGTTCTATTTTGTTTGGAAATAGCTTGTTAACAAATTTAATTTCCAAATTAAGACAATGTACAAGAATAAATTATTGTGACTATAAACAAACTAATATTACATCATTGATAGATGTAGGAATAGCAATAGATCAGAAATCTGGAAAATTAATTTTAAATCAAGAAAAATTAAATTCTAATACTGAAAAGAACTGGTTAAATATGCAAGATTTTTTTCTTGGGAAAAAAAATCAAATAGGATTTATTTCAAATATATCTCAATTAATTCAAGAATATATTAACAATACAAAGTTAAACAAATCAGGAATTATCGAATCTGAACTTCAAGATTTAAAATTGAAAAATAAAGCAGTAATTAAAAATATCAATCGTACTGAAACTATGATTCGTAATAGAATTAATTTATACCAATTACAATTTCAAAAATTAGATGTATTTTTAACTAAAACTGATGCTATTAGTAAACAAATCGATATAATTTTGTCTTCTCATAAAACGTAA
- a CDS encoding FliC/FljB family flagellin gives MSHVINTNMLSITAQNNLNKSQTSLNTAIQRLSSGLRINSSKDDAAGQAISNRFTSLINGLGQAARNANDGIAVAQTAEGAINEINENMHAIRRLTVQIKSTASVSKADKKSIQDEIKKRLSEIDRLAEQTEFNGMKILSQNQRLSVQIGANDGQVVNIDLFKLDTESLHVKDFNVNSDALYASDIDENAVTSAKIGIEAKKILDSSTPESKKNIKRQLYESGGEYFFKQIDGNEYYKVEISNTGVAQYNSSSPAELTEIPKSVKTAQITVEIDPKTLAVGETLKSYMKDGIQQYLIHKQEGDKEIYHEAIINYEGKVKSGSELDFETLLTMDPLKEIDDAIAKIDDIRGSLGATQNRLGSVINSLSTTIANLTQSRSNILDADFATEVSNMNRANILQQAGTAVLAQANAVPQNILALLR, from the coding sequence ATGTCTCATGTAATTAATACTAACATGCTATCTATAACTGCTCAAAATAATTTAAACAAGTCTCAGACATCTCTTAACACGGCAATTCAAAGACTTTCTTCCGGTTTAAGAATTAATAGCTCCAAAGATGATGCTGCCGGGCAAGCTATTAGCAATAGATTTACTTCGCTTATTAATGGTCTCGGTCAAGCAGCAAGAAATGCAAATGACGGTATTGCAGTTGCTCAAACTGCAGAGGGAGCTATTAACGAAATTAATGAAAACATGCATGCTATTCGACGTTTGACTGTACAAATTAAGTCTACTGCATCAGTTTCTAAAGCAGATAAAAAATCAATTCAAGACGAAATAAAGAAACGTCTTAGCGAAATTGATCGCTTAGCGGAACAAACAGAATTTAATGGAATGAAAATTCTTAGTCAAAATCAACGACTTAGCGTTCAAATTGGAGCAAATGACGGACAAGTAGTTAACATCGATCTATTTAAATTGGATACAGAATCTCTGCACGTTAAAGATTTTAATGTAAATTCAGATGCTCTGTACGCTTCTGACATAGACGAAAATGCTGTTACAAGTGCTAAGATAGGAATAGAAGCAAAAAAAATATTAGATTCTAGCACTCCAGAAAGTAAAAAGAACATTAAACGCCAATTATATGAATCAGGCGGCGAATATTTCTTTAAACAAATTGACGGCAATGAATACTATAAAGTAGAAATATCAAATACGGGAGTAGCACAGTACAACTCATCTTCCCCAGCCGAATTAACTGAAATACCTAAGTCAGTAAAAACAGCTCAAATAACAGTAGAAATTGATCCAAAAACGCTTGCAGTAGGAGAAACATTAAAATCTTATATGAAAGATGGTATTCAACAGTATCTTATACACAAACAAGAAGGAGATAAAGAAATCTATCACGAAGCTATTATTAATTACGAAGGAAAAGTAAAATCAGGTTCCGAACTAGATTTCGAAACACTTTTAACCATGGACCCATTAAAAGAAATAGATGATGCTATCGCAAAAATAGACGATATACGAGGATCTTTAGGAGCAACTCAAAATCGATTAGGTTCCGTAATTAATAGTTTAAGTACTACAATAGCAAATTTGACACAGTCAAGATCAAATATTTTAGATGCAGATTTTGCCACAGAAGTATCTAACATGAATCGCGCTAACATTCTACAACAAGCAGGTACAGCAGTTTTAGCACAAGCTAATGCGGTTCCTCAAAATATTTTAGCTCTATTAAGATAG
- the trhO gene encoding oxygen-dependent tRNA uridine(34) hydroxylase TrhO, with the protein MKNINIKSSLTFKEKKTISFYRYFHIQNPKKLQLILLNKLKELKILGRIYIAQEGINAQIYIYKKYIYILKNFLYELNPIFKNVKFNFSTDDHSISFYKLQVKVRPHIVNDGIKNFKFNVEKLGKCISVKQFNTMSNSKNCLIVDVRNNYEYEIGHFENSIHVPAQTFRNQLTNMTRALKNYQHKKIVLYCTGGIRCEKASAWLIQNNFEHVFFLKGGIINYINYMRKKKYAVKFLGKMFVFDARLFENTNINIVSYCHQCKINQSYLHKNCARKKCNVLFLQCKICNEKFKEFCSSYCYNNEFF; encoded by the coding sequence ATGAAAAACATTAATATAAAATCTAGTTTAACTTTTAAAGAAAAGAAAACAATATCTTTTTACCGATATTTCCACATTCAAAATCCAAAAAAATTACAATTAATATTACTGAATAAATTAAAAGAGTTAAAAATCTTGGGAAGAATTTATATTGCTCAAGAAGGCATTAACGCGCAGATTTATATATATAAAAAATATATATATATATTAAAAAATTTTTTATATGAATTAAATCCAATTTTTAAAAATGTAAAATTTAATTTTTCGACTGACGATCATTCAATATCTTTTTATAAATTACAAGTAAAAGTTAGACCTCATATTGTAAATGATGGTATTAAAAATTTTAAATTTAATGTAGAAAAATTAGGCAAATGTATATCAGTGAAACAATTTAACACTATGTCTAATAGCAAAAATTGCTTAATTGTAGATGTAAGAAATAATTATGAATATGAAATAGGACATTTTGAAAATTCAATACATGTGCCTGCACAAACTTTTAGAAACCAATTAACAAACATGACTAGGGCGCTCAAAAATTATCAGCATAAAAAGATTGTTTTATATTGTACAGGAGGTATTAGATGCGAAAAAGCGAGCGCATGGTTAATACAAAATAATTTCGAACATGTATTTTTTTTAAAAGGCGGTATTATAAATTATATTAATTATATGAGAAAAAAAAAATATGCTGTAAAATTTTTAGGTAAAATGTTTGTATTTGATGCACGTCTGTTTGAAAATACTAATATAAATATAGTATCTTATTGTCATCAGTGTAAAATTAATCAATCTTATTTACATAAAAATTGCGCAAGAAAAAAATGTAATGTACTTTTTCTTCAGTGTAAAATTTGCAACGAAAAGTTTAAAGAATTTTGTTCTTCGTATTGTTATAATAATGAGTTTTTTTGA